The DNA sequence ATGGATGACCGCCGGAAGTGGGATCATACATCAGGAAATGCCCAAAGGAGACCCTGATGGTCTGATGTTCGGATTTCAACTTTGGGCCAATCTTCCTAAATCCCATAAAATGACGGAGCCTCGCTACCGGGATGTGAAAAGTAATCAAATCCCGGAGGCAGTGCTGGAGAACGGCACAAAAATCAGGATTATATGCGGAAAAGTGAATGGTAAGCAAGGACCTGTTCGGGACATCATCATCGATCCGGAATACATCGATGTAACAGTTCCTGCCCGATCGGAATTCACCCATCCCACCAAGCGCGGCCACACCGTTTTCGCATATGTCATCGAGGGTAAGGGGTACTTCTGCAAGGAGAAGAATCCGTTTTCTTATGAGATTGAAGGAACCAATTATTTTGATATTCAGAGAGACCCCTTTATAAGCAATAAAACCCTCGTCCTATTTGATGATGGCGATCAGATGATGGTCTCAACAGAAGACGATGCTATCAGGTTCCTGCTCATATCGGGTAAGCCTATTGTTGAACCGGTCGCATGGTATGGCCCTA is a window from the Candidatus Jettenia sp. genome containing:
- a CDS encoding pirin family protein, producing MAETRKIHKVLKSKPTIEGAGVHLKRAFGHSQVPMFDPFLLLDDFHSDNPMHYIKGFPWHPHRGIETITYVLCGDVEHGDSMGNKGIISSGDVQWMTAGSGIIHQEMPKGDPDGLMFGFQLWANLPKSHKMTEPRYRDVKSNQIPEAVLENGTKIRIICGKVNGKQGPVRDIIIDPEYIDVTVPARSEFTHPTKRGHTVFAYVIEGKGYFCKEKNPFSYEIEGTNYFDIQRDPFISNKTLVLFDDGDQMMVSTEDDAIRFLLISGKPIVEPVAWYGPIVMNTEDELRIAFEEYSNGTFIKHKRA